The sequence CCACGTCCGTGTCAACAGCCACTACAGAATGAGACTTGAAACTGGATATGCATTAGTAAGAGGGATACTGTGAGCGTGTTAACACCGTTCACACTTCACTGTAGACAGTTGGCACGGAAACAGTGAAACTAATCAACACACTGCCATGTCAACACTGTGACGCTGCAGTCACACGACTTTAAACTGCTGCGAGGGAACAAACATTACATGAAACCCTCCAGCTTTAATAGTTCATTCAGTGTAGTGCTGTGTTGCTCACACTGATTGCTGGTGTCGTAGCAGAAGTGGCTCAGTTCAGAAATGTTTTCATGCACATCTGGAGCGACTGGGATCGGAACATTAGCCCCCATGTTTCCCACCACGCCACTCGggaaatatttgtttgtgtgatcaggacagagagagagggggtagAGGGCAAATAAAGCAACATGGGGGATGGGAGTTGGGGGGGTAATTTCCCAGATTTATGGTGCGGCACTTCACGAAATGCATGCATCCTGTAATTAAAACTCCCCTTTGCCTCCAGCAGGCCTGTACATTAGCCGGCATCCCCCACCCTTTCCAGTCCCCACCCCTCTGTTCCCCCTACCCACTAGAATATAAGATCTCATGGCAGCTTGGTGTCACTAATGAGGGCTGAATGCCACAATGAGGGGCGGTCTGTTAGTGCTGAGAGGCCACTACTGTCACCAATCATACCAGACTTCAGCTTGACAagcctttcattttcatttcctccAGCCGGGTGTTTCAAAGCAAACGCAGAAATCTTTTAGTCTCTGACTGTTGGTCTATTCACCTTCACTTGTTGAATATCAAAAAGTCAGAATTAATCTCAAATTTCAGTCAAATGTCAAATAAGCATGCAGTTTCTTCTGTTAGACTCCTTGTTTGAGTTTAAGCGCGCACAGACTAGATCAATGGGCATTTTTATCAGTGATCCAGCCAATACATGTGACAGGATAATATTGAATAGAGTTGCAACAATAagccgattaatcaattagctgATTGACGGgtaactattttgatatttcATTATAATATTCCAGATTCTCCGGTGTGaagattttctctgttttatacaaatgtaaACTGAacttttgggttttggactgtttgtcCGACAAAACAAGCTCCTTGAAGACGTCACATTGAGCTCTGACAAGTCGTaatgggtgttttttttcacagacattttgtagactaaattattaattaaggAAAAAAATCAGCAGACTTGCTGTTGCAGCCCTGATTAAAGATATTGTCAAATTGTCCTTTTGTGTGCTGAGCTGCACATATTAACAATTTCCAGTGTTGGTCATTTGTACATgactataaaatatcagaaaaaattaaaaatgtccatCTCATCGTCTCTCCACAAGGCCGAGGGGACATCTTtaagggcgttttcatattaggtacgattgattcgtacccgagtacacttgcgtcatcatctACGTGTATTTgattatgttgagatcagctgtacgtggcggagcatcgtaaaacacttcattcaaacttgaaagaaacaaaataaaactcacaaaAACCCTCGTTATTAGTCTTTTCCAACTCTCACCAACTCTAGTTCGAtctaaataaactcttattttacagagtttgatgtgaaaatattccGGTTCTACACTCTGTTTCCCCcgctgtcgctctctctctgcacgCTGAGTGGCTCTCGTTCTTCAGAGGACCATTagagctaaataaaataacaaacatcgcccAACCCCATCGCCTActattatctacagtatattttaaggaacctctcgcctgccttcctgctttatcacccatggccgtgcagttcagaggatgagatcgttGCATGCTGCGCTTAtatacagatttcggaggagaccggcggcgttgaaaaaagcctgtcctttcacaactactcgctgactgcCAACGTTACTCGAGTTAAATAGCAGTCCACTTCtgtgttttgtccgaccaacagtccaaaaccaaaagatattctttttattatcaCAAGACAAGATATAGCAACAAATCCTCATAATGGTGAGAGACTGGGACCAGAGCATGTCTTAATCAATCATGGAAACAGTTGCTGATTAGTTATCTGTTGAACAATGAATGGCTTCAGCTCTAGTATATGATGGTTGCTTGTGTAAGTTACGTGCTGTGACGTTGATGCGTTCTTGTGATGTGATATGAAACGCTCTTCACTGGAGTGTAAAACATGACGGTGACTTTGCCTGCTcgctgtgtgttgttgtttagtAACAATACGCTGCCTGTGTTTCACAACTCGCCATTTTCAATAACAGATTATGAAACTCCTTGACCTCACATAGATACTGTGTGATTTGTAGATATAATTGTGAACGCCTCGGGTACGATACTGAAGCTCCCCCATGACAAAGTAAACATGGAGTGTGTGACACATTAATAGAAAGACTTTGCTTCAACAAGATATTTCACTATCACACCGGCAAACTGGGCTGGAAAAACAACCACAGGCTTCAATGGCCTCACTGTACTCCCCCGAGTTGGCGCCCCACTTTTACTGCTAACTTTCACCGAACCCGGGGCCCCGGCGCTAGCAGCTGGACCCACATCAGGTTCTCATCAAGCCAGACTGGTCCACGgcgtttctttctctctgtcgtCTCCTCTTGTGATCAGAGGGCAACTGATTGGTTTCTCATGACAGCCCTTTAAGGATGAATGGCCATGTCGCCATGTCGTCATTCAGATTGCTTGTGtggcagtcttcttcttcttcttctcagatCTCAagcatttgttgtattttatataaaatCAGAAGTTGTTGCTTCATCTGtcgctctcctcttcctctccacagCTGTATGAACTGGATAGAGACCCAAAGAGAAAAGAGTTTCTGGATGACCTCTTCAGCTTCATGCAAAAAAGAGGTATgttactgtttgtgtgtgtgtgtgcatgcgtttgtgtgtgtgtctgtgtgtgcatcagtACACCACGTGTGCTCTCGCTCATTAAAATACGCCCACATCCATTCAGTTTCTTATCTTGCCGTATTATATCTCCTGGCTTTATCTCCAGCCACTGTCATACAGATACTCTTAATAGTTGGATATATAGAGAGatgcccccctcccctcctcctctctgacatATGACACAGCACCGTCTACTCATCTTTCACTCACATGGGTGGGGTCTTTATTCATTTCGGAGATGATTGCTTTATGGCTGCGCAGCCCCTCGTCGTTCCCAGGCTATAACTAGAAGGGACACGTCGTATCAATGCCTGCAAATGGATTGGTTTACCTTCCCATCTTTCTGCCTGTCCACACGGactaacgcacacacacacacacacatatacacacactgactcacacacacacactgactcacaaACTCTGACTCAGCCACCATGCAGGATCTTTACACTGGTGACACACTTAACATTAAAACTGCAAACTGTgccaaaaaaaatcccattccTCTTCATCCGGTGACTTCACAGGAAACTGattgtgcaattttgtttttgcatgtcCGAGGTGCACAAATACCCAAAGGTTCATTCCAGATCTTCCTTCTCTCATGCATACCAAGCCGCCTTCTTAATTTGACATGTGATTTATGGCTGACATAATCAGACCAGCAGGCCATGATTGACATGAGAGACATGATACATGTGTtcacaacagaaaaacacagtaCTACATGTTTACAGTGTCAGAGCCACTGGCAATAATGGGCGGATCTGCCAAGTCCGCTCTGAGAATCTGAGAGCACCATCTGCAGGTCGTACTCATAACTGAGGCATCGCTCCTTAATACGCTAATCTAGGATTGATCCTATTTTATGTCAAACATGGGCCTGAAGAGTGTGTTTGGGATCACTCTGTTTGAATGAATATCATTTTATAAAAAGATTAATGAATGCATTGATTGTCCTTGTAGGGAAAGGGACATTTGTCacagattaatacaaaattGGAAGTATTGATTAGGTCTTATCCCGAGGCGTTTTGTTCCATACTTGTTTTATCATTAACTTACAAGCATTTCTAGTTTGAAGACGAGAAAACAGCTTTGTCAGGTTGAGTAACGCAAACCAGACAAAtactgtttttctttatttcatgagacacattaaaactaaatgtttttgtCTACTGAAAATCTAATTTATCAAAATCAAAAGATCCATCAAAATGAAGTGAAGTCTTCTCCAGTACAtcattatcaatcaatcaatcaatcaatcaaactttatctgcatagcacctttcaaacaggTTAGTGCAGTTCAGAGTGCTTCACAGATGAATGACAAACCAAAAAtaagacagaaaacaacagaaagaacaaaaaaaaattaacaattcATTTGAGATCAGTGCACATGAGAcattaaaattataaaaatgtaatgaaatagAATTAAAAGCTATAATAGCGGTAatagttgtaaaaaaaaagtgtgaagtaaaaactagataataaaataaaattaaataatacaaattaaatacaataaaataagtcattcataaaatgacaataaatatacattatacaaattaaatacaataaaataagtcattcataaaatgacaataaatatacattatacaaattaaatacaattaaataaatcattcgtaaaataacaataaaataagataagccTAATTGTCTGTTGAAGGACAAAGATCATTTCCTGGCCTTTGTAAAGCAAATGTCAAACATGTGTGACTGGTGAGTAAACAATCATTGTACCTCAGCACCATCATGACTTCTCATTTAATGTAATTGGCCGGTAAAATGGTTAAAGCTCTTTTGAAACGTGTCAAACCCCAAAGGATTTGCAGCAAGAAGCAACATGAAAAGAAGTCTCCTGccattacagtgtttttatctcTGTGTTGACCTTTcccctccgtgtgtgtgtgtgtgtgtgtttgtgtgtgtgttattacagGAACCCCAGTGAATCGTATTCCCATCATGGCCAAGCAGGTCCTGGATCTGTACATGCTCTACAGGCTGGTGACGGAGAAGGGCGGCCTGGTGGAGGTCATCAACAAGAAGCtgtggagggagatcaccaagGGACTCAACCTGCCTACCTCAATCACCAGTGCAGCCTTCACCCTCCGCACACagtcagtacacacacacacacacacacacacatacgacaGTTCTGGTTACTGTAATCTTGCTCAGATTAGAGATCAATAACACAACTGATTTGAGTTTCTTTAACTGTAGTCGGCCACAACTCTCATACCCATAATCCTTTTGTTCTGCTCAGCGGTTTCACGCATGTGGAGCTGCTGGCTATCAGATGTCAACAACCATTGCGTTTCACCAATTAACCCTTGTGTTAGAAGTCATTTCCTGTATTTGGTTCAGATTGCAATACGTTCTCACTCCTAATTAGCTGCACTGCAGATCTCTCGAGAATGAGACCTGCATTTCCAAGACTCTTGTGCCATTATTTAGTTAATTCTTCTATCTAAGTTATTAAGTTATATGATTAAGAGCTAGTATGTTTCACTGAAGCTTGTGATCTACTGGAAACACTAACTAGGTGTTAAACTTCAGCAATTTAATATTGTACTTCCATACATTTTGGCAAGTTGTGGGAGTGCAAATGGTAAAAATCAAAGCAACAGAGTCCGAGATATCCCgacttttagtccctagtaGTATGGTTGAAACTCAAAAAAAAAtagatcctacacttcccacaATGCATCTTGATAGCATCTGTGTTAGACCCTCTCTGGTAAGTGTCCATGTCTGTCAAACTTTGTTACACAGGATTTCTGTTAGAAATGTGTTGTCTTTAAGCCCAATCCAAGACAATCCTGATGGCATCACtatgaaattacatttatttatttagcttttaTCCAAAGCGACTTATTACGCTGAAACAGTGTGTGAGATTTTTTAATATGTCCAAAACCTCAGAATGAAACCAGtagtacgtgaattgcatactattacactgaaatattacagtatgcaacgctggacactacagcgacataaatatcccacaatgcaatgcggtagtgacgacaacgttcataacggatGTTGACgaacagctctgtaacgtcaatatcGCTTCATTCTAACTgcaagtataagatttcactttgctaggcattttttaaattagttcagactttatgattctcacaaatcgtcgttttggtcacatgaggttggcacgggttaccatggttgcGCGTCTCCAACCAACAAGGAGGCTCTTAGGACATGACAACGTAAATTAGATGTCACtgtgtccgaaaagatacattaAAGCTCAGGAGGACATCCCTGTGCTAATAGGCTTTTAGTGAAACGTAATAAATCCACTGTGCTCCCTTCAGATACATGAAGTACCTGTACCCATACGAATGTGATAAGAGGTCTCTGAGCAACCCCAACGAGCTCCAGGCAGCCATCGATAGTAATCGGCGGGAAGGCCGACGACAGAGCTTTggcagctccctcttcacctaCTCGCCCAACGGTACGCCCACCATGCTCTCCTCGCCGAAGCTCCCCTCAGCCAGTGTGGGCCTGACGATGGGCACCAACGGGGCCTCGCTGACCCCCATCCAGAAGATCAAGAAAGGTGAGATTAGTGTATTACGCTGCATGAAAGAGGCCATATTGAGTCGTCAGAACATTTAAAGACTGACTGTAGGGTTGATTTATATCTTGCCTGGATAACACATCATGTTCAGCTGTATGTGAGTTAAGTTgacccctctctccctctccgtgGTGTCCGGccagaagaggagggaggccATATGATGCCGGGGTTCGGTATGACTCGTCTGCCGGCCGGGGCCATGGCCGGTCACTCGTTGGCTGCTGTGCAGGCGGCGGCAGCTCAGGCAGCGATGGCAGCTCAGATGGCGGCGCTGGAGCAGCTGAGGGAGAAACTGGAGGCCGGCGAGCCACCAGAGAAGAAAATGGCGCTGCCAGCCGAGGATCACCACCGACTGCTGCAGAGAGCGCTGCAACACAACCTGCTGGCCATGACCGCTCAGTTACCCATGAACATCCGCATCAATAACCAAGGTACTGAACTCATGGAGTCTCTGATATATTCATGAGTGGAACCAGTCAGACGTGATTTTTCACATCAGATGAAGAAGCTTGTGGAAATTCTTCCACTATCTAATCAACATAAGATAAAAGTGTGAACCTGCTTTCTCACATCTGCTGAGTCTTAAAACGTCTAACTTTAGTGAGGTTTCTCAGATGGAAGTAGGTTGAATTTGTCTCCACATTGATGCAAAATTAAACTATAATTTCCAAATCTATGATCTATGACTAATGTCTTGATAAAAGTAGATCCCATCTTTGTCTGACAAAACAACATTAATGTTTTTATCTCTCTTGGCCATCTATTTCCGTCAGAGCAACAGGTTGCAGCAGATAGGAACAGGGTCATTAGGTTCAACAGACATCAATTTATGCATATCATTCACATAAGAATAACATTTGAACCCCTTGTGgttaaaggtgctgaatgcgagcttgggagcatttctattgcctccgcacgacTCTCAACATGAGCTGGTGGCttgtagctaacggtgctaacagtgaaaacaaaggcaacagtgctgacagagctaacagtgtttacctcctctatatctttacatagctaatagttgtttgctgctatattaatgttctggatatcatatagagaagcTTTAATGACATTGCCTAAAGGTAACGTGCATGGATAATAGAAAAGGATGCAGGGCGCTGCCTTAAGGAATTTGAAAATCCATACTCATGTATTTAGAATTACAATAATCAATCAGCACAAAGTATGATCTTTCAGAGAGATCTACCTCAGAAGAATATGTTATATCTGCAATCTGCCATAATGGTAAAAAAATGCATAGCAATATTTTTGCGGGGATTTTGCATTTCATTGTTTTACCCAATAATTTCCACAAAGAATTTCACATACTCTCCCTCTTCCTGGCAGTTAGTATCTCAAGAAATTCTTGTCATCTTACCACAAACCGCAGCACCCAGCAGTAAGGAAGTAACCCACAGCAGGCCTATACGTTGACCTGTTTAGCTTATAGAAGCAGCATGCGTacatatacatgtgtgtgtttgtctgaagGGGGATTCCCCTGTCAGCACACACTTTGATCTTATAGCAGAGTTTGTGTTGGTTGCTGTCTATCTGATTGAACGTGCAAACTGTTTCCCAGTAATGATAATACAGGTGACTTCAGAGAAATGTTGAATTTGATGTTTTTGCTGATTCCCACGCAAAATGATTTGTGCTGTGAGAAAGTATTGTGTTTTTGAGTTGCTCTTTTGGTTTATAGATAGTTGAGGGAGAGGTCAACGTCTGGACTGGTGTTGCAAAGACATTAGGGCTATACAATTATGGCTAAAATGATAAtcccgattattttgatcaatattgagatcacgattatttatcatgattattcatagattttagggactaaatatttttcttgcaatttcacatttaaataaacagagcgttgctttcactttcatgtcTTGCTTTATTCCAACAGTCAAAAACTcaaaatgttatccttttactttgttatagtTATCTATTTGCGTAAAAAcatacaattcaaatgattaggaaataatttattctgtttttatttaaatatttgctttgattaaaataaatctttgcATTAATAGttctaattatgtattataagctgcttataGTTGACTTTAGGAAGTTAAATaggtcatatttctctctctaacatctattttatatttctgtgaaaacatctccttcaaacaactgcatttattcaagttactcgccaaaaactacattttacaagattacacttgaatgcatcatgatagcgttataatttacattcgctcaatactcatttttactgagcagagttTGAACTCATCATAATGTAACTGTATGGAACATGTTGTATgggcatgttgtgtgtgtgtgacgttgtgtgtgtgtgcttcgcCATCATTTGGCTtgacacctgtgtgtgtgaccGGCAAAAACTTGTATACATGAATATAATCATAATCACATCATcattttctatgagcggagcacgcattttaaacgtcaatatcgcagtcgatcatttAATTGTgagaagccaaaatcgtgatcacgATTATTATTCGATTAATTGTACTGCCCTAATAAACATCTTGTAGTCTTTATACTGAATCAAATCTACAGTTTTGTTAACACAACTCTACTTTGTGGTTTGTCTTCCTTATAGACAGCAGGCAGGACTCGGCCCTGAACCTCACCACCAACGGCACAAGCAGCATCAGCATGTCAGTGGAGCTCAACGGAGTGGTGTACACTGGTGAGTATTGCCGCCATGTGGCACAGGAAGTGCAGCTGATCACTTCCTTTCTTCTCAGTAACTATTCAAGTATGAACCctgaaaaaaagcacaataggtcctctttaaataactATGGAGGGAGCCAAGCCAGCTGTTTCCCTCAGCCTTTATGGTGAGCTAGGCTAACCTCCTCCTGGCTCTAG comes from Sebastes fasciatus isolate fSebFas1 chromosome 5, fSebFas1.pri, whole genome shotgun sequence and encodes:
- the arid3a gene encoding AT-rich interactive domain-containing protein 3A isoform X1; translation: MKLQAVMENLHRQQRAKLLMEQQLQQQAAAQHTQVRTIVGGGDEPMGSPAPEAEQAQMAALAAMRAVAAGLQRVSDSPMSDRSSGGEDEGDDDDNEDREEHYKDMMGSDEEEQIKQKWDEEDFEGEMEEDFDDDLAEEGLPTGHDAVAPGKGILLLPHRQLHPHSQLLKARPSVDQEPRVAILPPHATHSHVGGQDHGEWTYEEQFRQLYELDRDPKRKEFLDDLFSFMQKRGTPVNRIPIMAKQVLDLYMLYRLVTEKGGLVEVINKKLWREITKGLNLPTSITSAAFTLRTQYMKYLYPYECDKRSLSNPNELQAAIDSNRREGRRQSFGSSLFTYSPNGTPTMLSSPKLPSASVGLTMGTNGASLTPIQKIKKEEEGGHMMPGFGMTRLPAGAMAGHSLAAVQAAAAQAAMAAQMAALEQLREKLEAGEPPEKKMALPAEDHHRLLQRALQHNLLAMTAQLPMNIRINNQDSRQDSALNLTTNGTSSISMSVELNGVVYTGVLFAQAAAGSALSGAVGSSASNKTVSSRVAPQQQQQNIPTSTSTSSNPLS
- the arid3a gene encoding AT-rich interactive domain-containing protein 3A isoform X2; the protein is MKLQAVMENLHRQQRAKLLMEQQLQQQAAAQHTQVRTIVGGGDEPMGSPAPEAEQAQMAALAAMRAVAAGLQRVSDSPMSDRSSGGEDEGDDDDNEDREEHYKDMMGSDEEEQIKQKWDEEDFEGEMEEDFDDDLAEEGLPTGHDAVAPGKGILLLPHRQLHPHSQLLKARPSVDQEPRVAILPPHATHSHVGGQDHGEWTYEEQFRQLYELDRDPKRKEFLDDLFSFMQKRGTPVNRIPIMAKQVLDLYMLYRLVTEKGGLVEVINKKLWREITKGLNLPTSITSAAFTLRTQYMKYLYPYECDKRSLSNPNELQAAIDSNRREGRRQSFGSSLFTYSPNGTPTMLSSPKLPSASVGLTMGTNGASLTPIQKIKKEEGGHMMPGFGMTRLPAGAMAGHSLAAVQAAAAQAAMAAQMAALEQLREKLEAGEPPEKKMALPAEDHHRLLQRALQHNLLAMTAQLPMNIRINNQDSRQDSALNLTTNGTSSISMSVELNGVVYTGVLFAQAAAGSALSGAVGSSASNKTVSSRVAPQQQQQNIPTSTSTSSNPLS